A genomic region of Leptotrichia hofstadii contains the following coding sequences:
- the rsxC gene encoding electron transport complex subunit RsxC — MTRNISIKRVINILMNKDADETEDNKGRKVRKNEKREPMKPRTKNTELKELQDSELLYVPLSQHIGSPAIPVVEIGDYVKKYEKIGESSGVISANIHSPVSGDIADIVEHSLPNGNKVKTVIIANDFQNKQEKLVKRELNDLKLIKKEEIFSIIKEAGIVGLGGAQFPTHVKYDIKFRKVDTLIINGAECEPYLTSDYSVMKNHTKEIINGLKVIQKLLNPKEVVIGIEEENRELVEVVEEMGRKEKFQIKVKLLPTIYPQGSELQLINTVTGIKVRKGELPLEKGVVVSNVSTVKAIYDAFFEGKPLIERVVTISGEEARNIGNYRIKFGTPLYHIVKQLKITNEEKVIFGGPMMGIEVFDSRVPVIKGTSGILFLSTEEIERNNCISCGYCVEACPMNLMPFEFADYYEKGKYEKMVKANIQNCIECGACEFVCPSRVPLMESIKTGKAVLSEMGENR; from the coding sequence ATGACTAGAAACATAAGTATAAAAAGGGTAATAAACATTCTTATGAACAAAGATGCCGATGAAACCGAAGATAATAAAGGAAGAAAAGTCAGAAAAAATGAAAAGCGTGAGCCGATGAAACCTAGGACAAAAAATACAGAACTAAAGGAACTTCAGGATTCAGAACTTTTATATGTGCCTCTTTCACAGCATATAGGAAGTCCTGCAATTCCAGTGGTGGAAATAGGTGATTATGTAAAAAAATATGAAAAGATTGGGGAATCTTCAGGGGTTATTTCGGCTAATATACATTCGCCTGTTTCGGGGGACATCGCTGATATTGTGGAACATTCACTTCCAAATGGAAATAAAGTGAAAACCGTCATAATTGCAAATGATTTTCAGAATAAGCAGGAAAAACTTGTCAAAAGGGAACTGAATGATTTAAAGCTAATCAAGAAGGAAGAAATTTTCAGCATAATAAAGGAAGCCGGAATTGTAGGGCTTGGAGGAGCTCAGTTTCCAACACATGTAAAGTATGACATAAAATTCAGGAAAGTAGACACGCTTATAATAAATGGAGCTGAATGCGAGCCATACTTAACTTCAGATTATTCTGTCATGAAAAATCATACGAAGGAAATAATTAATGGGCTGAAAGTCATACAAAAGCTCTTAAATCCTAAAGAAGTTGTAATTGGAATAGAAGAGGAAAACAGGGAGCTTGTGGAAGTGGTTGAGGAAATGGGAAGAAAGGAAAAATTTCAAATAAAAGTAAAGCTTCTTCCTACAATTTATCCACAGGGGAGTGAATTACAGCTAATAAACACGGTTACAGGGATAAAGGTGCGAAAAGGGGAGCTTCCTTTGGAAAAAGGCGTTGTTGTAAGTAATGTAAGCACAGTCAAGGCAATCTATGATGCATTTTTTGAAGGGAAACCGCTTATTGAAAGAGTAGTTACAATTTCTGGAGAGGAAGCAAGGAATATTGGAAATTACAGGATAAAATTCGGCACACCGCTTTACCATATTGTAAAGCAGCTGAAAATTACGAATGAGGAAAAGGTAATTTTTGGAGGGCCTATGATGGGGATAGAGGTATTTGATTCGAGAGTGCCTGTAATAAAAGGAACTTCAGGAATATTATTTTTAAGCACGGAGGAAATCGAAAGAAATAACTGTATTTCGTGTGGATACTGTGTTGAAGCCTGCCCAATGAATCTTATGCCATTTGAATTTGCAGATTATTATGAAAAGGGAAAATATGAAAAAATGGTAAAAGCTAACATTCAGAACTGTATTGAGTGCGGAGCATGTGAATTTGTCTGTCCGTCCAGAGTTCCTCTAATGGAGAGCATAAAGACCGGAAAGGCAGTTCTTTCAGAAATGGGGGAAAACAGGTAA
- a CDS encoding RnfABCDGE type electron transport complex subunit D → MADDKSLLEDILNVRKKRFKDALFDNDGSQISKNNFVSENENENKNKIDMDDKHMDLKNKKTNEINEKVKTNSGKIIKLEKIREQKAKRERLEKGFIQPKESENVNKDNQNTENLKKIEKTQEKTAKLNNQNENVNLRKNSDKSVKTDTKTVNTAQKEKAAKKTDRNSIIKNFFKNRKNKKLSFTPYIRTEVDIRSVMKDVIISLIPAIVAASLVYGAKALLVIVTSIFSAVVTEKLFSIIFLNDKDSAHDLSAVITGILMALTLAPLTSLPVVAFGAGMAIIFGKLMYGGIGKNVLNPAVVGREFMTVFFPAAMSSGTIWFSQEALRLSKINFFVNFQKTPIMSYLDELLLTSSGSLGSYSAFALILGGLYLLLKNRISWHIPVTLFATSFIAAMVLKDGISVSTGGLLLTGIFMATDMPTSPSFAGGKIYYGIMLGVVIALLSVLGVKNETLSYVLLILNPFTRFINKVFRPVVFGYDVKEEVVKQGGKAILLTLGIIVFALIFIGLHKIGAIPYLVYLYILVLTLQLIRSDRNKKFN, encoded by the coding sequence ATGGCAGATGATAAATCTTTGCTTGAGGATATACTGAATGTAAGAAAAAAAAGATTTAAAGATGCACTTTTTGATAATGATGGCTCACAAATTTCTAAAAACAACTTTGTAAGTGAAAATGAAAATGAAAATAAAAATAAAATAGACATGGATGATAAGCATATGGATTTGAAAAATAAAAAAACAAATGAAATTAATGAAAAAGTAAAAACTAACAGCGGAAAAATAATAAAGCTTGAAAAAATAAGAGAACAGAAAGCCAAAAGAGAAAGGCTAGAAAAAGGTTTTATACAGCCAAAAGAATCAGAAAACGTAAATAAAGACAATCAAAATACTGAAAATTTGAAAAAAATTGAAAAAACACAAGAAAAGACAGCAAAATTAAATAATCAAAATGAAAACGTAAATTTAAGGAAAAATTCCGATAAATCGGTAAAAACAGATACAAAAACAGTAAATACAGCCCAAAAGGAAAAAGCTGCTAAAAAGACAGACAGAAATTCGATAATAAAAAATTTCTTTAAAAATCGAAAAAATAAAAAACTGTCATTTACACCTTATATCCGTACGGAAGTTGATATAAGAAGCGTTATGAAGGATGTGATTATATCACTTATTCCTGCTATTGTCGCGGCATCTCTGGTATATGGAGCAAAAGCTCTTCTAGTAATTGTAACTTCTATTTTTTCAGCAGTAGTAACTGAAAAATTATTTTCAATAATATTTTTGAATGACAAGGATTCTGCACATGATTTATCAGCAGTAATCACAGGGATTTTGATGGCTTTGACTTTGGCGCCTCTGACTTCATTGCCAGTTGTCGCTTTTGGAGCGGGCATGGCTATAATTTTTGGGAAACTGATGTACGGAGGAATTGGGAAAAATGTACTTAATCCCGCAGTAGTAGGACGTGAATTTATGACAGTTTTCTTTCCGGCGGCGATGTCTTCTGGAACTATTTGGTTTAGTCAAGAAGCACTAAGACTATCAAAAATAAATTTCTTCGTAAATTTTCAGAAAACACCGATTATGAGCTATTTAGATGAACTGCTGCTAACTTCTTCAGGCTCATTGGGTTCATATTCTGCATTTGCATTAATTCTGGGAGGATTGTATTTATTATTAAAAAACCGTATTTCATGGCATATCCCTGTAACTTTATTTGCCACATCATTTATAGCCGCAATGGTTTTAAAGGATGGAATTTCTGTTTCAACGGGAGGACTTTTATTAACAGGAATATTTATGGCCACTGATATGCCGACAAGTCCATCATTTGCAGGCGGAAAGATTTATTATGGAATAATGCTGGGTGTTGTGATTGCGCTTCTGTCAGTGCTTGGAGTAAAAAATGAAACATTATCGTATGTATTGCTAATTTTGAATCCATTTACGAGATTTATAAATAAAGTGTTCCGTCCAGTTGTATTTGGATACGATGTGAAGGAAGAAGTTGTAAAGCAAGGTGGAAAAGCAATATTGCTGACACTTGGAATTATTGTTTTTGCATTAATTTTTATAGGTTTACATAAGATAGGGGCTATTCCATATTTAGTTTATTTATATATTTTAGTGTTAACATTGCAATTAATAAGAAGTGATAGAAATAAAAAATTTAATTAA
- a CDS encoding GspE/PulE family protein — MNKKINEKLNEKVKLKDFADNKNNILSNDTVSYLNEIVKAGFKERASDIHIKFDLLEGMEIKYRVDGYLMESQQLYETVNKKVLEKNITEIIARIKILAGMNVAEKRKPQDGSFSFLFNIKNLNKRYDIRAAYMPTIGGETMVLRILENYLEDINLETLGFSNQSIAMLKEILTRKYGMILVSGPTGSGKSTTLKSLITMLNDGRKKIITVEDPVESKIEGIVQVQVNQNIGVTFAEVLKATLRNDPDIIVISEIRDEVTAEIAVRAALTGHLVISTIHTNDAVSTLIRLVDMGIPKYLILDSLIGVIGQRLVGKKCQKCMGEGCSECSNGYSGRISINEVLVLNQDVRNILKEDNHLGSETKNKLKMLNQKSKNQKHFIDFMEDADEKIEKNLIFEREKTSIIF; from the coding sequence ATGAATAAAAAAATAAACGAAAAGTTAAACGAAAAAGTAAAACTTAAAGACTTTGCAGATAATAAAAACAATATATTATCAAACGACACGGTTTCTTATCTAAATGAAATTGTAAAAGCTGGATTTAAGGAGCGTGCCAGTGATATTCACATAAAATTTGACTTGCTTGAAGGAATGGAAATAAAGTATCGAGTTGATGGATACCTTATGGAAAGCCAACAATTATATGAAACTGTGAATAAAAAAGTGCTGGAAAAAAATATCACGGAAATTATTGCCAGAATAAAAATTTTGGCGGGAATGAATGTTGCAGAGAAAAGAAAGCCGCAAGATGGCAGCTTTTCTTTTTTATTTAATATAAAAAATCTTAATAAACGTTACGACATAAGAGCTGCCTACATGCCAACAATCGGTGGTGAAACTATGGTTTTACGTATTCTTGAAAATTATCTGGAAGATATAAATCTTGAAACACTTGGATTTTCAAATCAAAGCATAGCAATGTTAAAAGAAATTTTAACTAGAAAATATGGAATGATTTTGGTAAGCGGTCCGACAGGATCTGGAAAATCCACAACTTTAAAATCCCTAATAACTATGTTAAATGACGGAAGAAAAAAAATCATAACTGTAGAAGATCCTGTTGAAAGTAAAATTGAGGGAATTGTTCAGGTACAGGTAAATCAGAATATTGGAGTAACATTTGCTGAAGTTTTGAAAGCTACGTTAAGAAACGATCCTGATATTATAGTAATCTCAGAAATTCGTGATGAAGTTACTGCAGAAATTGCTGTAAGAGCCGCATTAACAGGACATCTTGTTATATCCACAATTCACACAAACGACGCTGTTTCCACATTAATTAGGCTAGTGGATATGGGTATTCCAAAATATTTGATATTAGATTCGTTAATTGGCGTGATTGGACAACGGCTGGTTGGAAAAAAATGCCAGAAATGTATGGGAGAAGGTTGTAGTGAATGCTCCAATGGATACAGCGGCAGAATTTCGATAAATGAAGTACTTGTGCTGAATCAGGATGTGCGAAATATTTTAAAAGAAGACAACCATCTCGGTTCTGAAACTAAAAATAAACTGAAAATGCTGAATCAAAAATCTAAAAATCAAAAGCACTTCATTGATTTTATGGAAGATGCAGATGAAAAAATTGAGAAAAATTTGATTTTTGAAAGGGAAAAGACGAGTATTATTTTTTAA
- a CDS encoding L-threonylcarbamoyladenylate synthase encodes MTKIQNAVNILKKGGVAIFPTDTVYGIGTLPKKEYMEKIYKIKKRDFSKKIIALISDKNKLAELINETDENIKKIENILKKYWPGELTVIFRANQNFTKHFDKNMETIGIRIPKNETALEIIKKSGGVLLTTSANISGENAVTKVEKLSEELIKNADIIISNEKVKLTGKPSTIVKYEDGKLTLLREGNIAFEEIINNFR; translated from the coding sequence ATGACTAAAATTCAAAATGCAGTAAATATTTTAAAAAAGGGAGGAGTTGCCATATTTCCAACGGACACTGTTTATGGAATAGGCACTCTTCCCAAAAAAGAATACATGGAAAAAATTTATAAAATAAAAAAAAGGGATTTTTCAAAAAAAATAATCGCTTTAATCAGTGATAAAAATAAATTAGCAGAATTAATAAACGAAACTGATGAAAATATAAAAAAAATTGAAAATATACTCAAAAAATATTGGCCGGGAGAATTGACTGTTATCTTTCGTGCAAATCAGAATTTTACAAAACATTTTGATAAAAATATGGAAACAATTGGAATTCGTATTCCAAAAAATGAAACTGCCCTTGAAATAATAAAAAAATCTGGAGGCGTTTTATTAACCACAAGTGCAAATATTTCAGGCGAAAATGCTGTCACTAAAGTAGAAAAACTGAGCGAGGAATTAATAAAAAATGCAGATATAATTATTTCAAATGAAAAAGTGAAACTGACAGGAAAACCTTCTACAATTGTGAAATATGAAGATGGAAAATTGACATTGCTAAGAGAAGGAAATATTGCATTTGAAGAAATAATCAATAATTTTAGATGA